The Planktothrix agardhii NIES-204 genomic interval AAGTCGAGACCTCAAAACTTGAAACAGGAGTTGGTGATGAGTTTTTCTGTTCAGAAAATTGGGTGATTGTTTCCATATCTATTGTCAAAGATTCATCGGTTTTAGCCTGTTGTGTATGATAGAGATAGGCTGATAAAATAGAACGTTGCTCCTTCGAAGAAATCACCTGACTGATGATGGAGCAATTCATGTAGGATACGATCTTCTGCACATATTCTAAGGCTGATTGATCTTCTGAATCAACCACACCTAAATATAAATGATGATCTTTGAGACAAAGAGGTAAAATTTGGTAATGCAGGCAAACTTCTAGCGGTAAGATACTGTCAATTAAGGCAAAAATTTGCTGCGATTCCAGTGTAACTGTCCCAGTTGCTTCAGATTTAGCTAACATCTTTATAATTTTAATTTAGTGTCTTAGTCCAATATTCTTAGATTTAGAGCTAAGTTCAGCATGAATTAGCTCACTCACGAAGGCACCCCGGCTTAAATCAAATATCTACAACCGTTGAGGAATAAAGACAAGGGGATTAGTAATGCTCCTCTATTTGATTTAAGTTTAACAGCCTTTGCGGAAATCAGCTATAAAATGTAAGTGAAAATGGCTAAACTGCGGGAGCCGGAAATTAGCGATCGCTCCTTGCCATCCCTAGGTTATGATCATGGATCATGCTATGTTGGATTAAGCTGATCGCCACTAGGGAAAATTCAAACCCCTGATTTCCTATCTTTAATCGGGTTAGTTGTTAAATTCATTCCTTCCCGTCTGACTCTGAGATCATAATAAATAACCCCAGCAATTGATTGCCAAAATGGAAGAAATAAAGCCCCGATAATAATATTTATAGCCACGGAAAATAAATTCACAATCAGTTTATAAGTAGATGAATCGGGGTTAACTATAATTCCAAAAGCCAGTGGCAAAAAGACGATAATCAATATAACTAAAATTGAAACAGGTAAGATAATTAAAAATCCCAAAAACAGAATTCCTTGAATCCGTAATACTGCTCCTTTGGTTAGTTTCCAACTGCGACTAATTCCTGCTGTTGCGGTCATATTATCTTCAACGGCTAAGGGTAAAGCCGCAATGTACATTCGAGAAGCTAGTCCAATATAGGCACATAAAACACCAATAAAAATCCCAAAACCAATTAAGTATATGAGCGGATTATTTTGTCCTAACAAATAAACTAAGATAGCTAGGGAAATTACCCCAACTAAAATTAATCCCAAAAGTCCCCCGATTAAAATTAAGCCGACCAGAATTCCTTGTCCTAAAAAACTCCACATTCTGCGCTCGACACGACTACGAGCTTCTGAAATTACTTCGGGCTGTTCTAAGGTTTCATAATAAGCTAAACGACCAATTAGTGCAGAAAGTGCGGAAAATTTAGCCCAGCCATAAATCGGAATAATTGACCAGCAATAGGCTTGCAGAGCTATATTAAAATAGGATCTGAAATGATCTCGATAGATGCGTAACCCGGCACTAATGACACCAATTATGCTCAGAGGGCTAATGGTTTGATTTTTAGTCATAATCGTAAGATGATGTTATAAATAAGCAGATTTTCCCATGATCTTAAACCAAAATCCTCAAAATTCCAAAAATTCTATAAATATTAAACTTTGGGGAGGAAGACGAGAAAAACACGGGAAACAATAATGAATCAATCCGTCAAAGTCAATAAAAACAGTGCCATGGTTAGAGTAAAAAGTTTTCAAAAATATTTGACAGCAGTTATATTAGGAACAACTGTACTGTTCGGAGGAGTAACAAAACAGAGTCCAGCCCTATCAATTCAGCCCCAAAACCCGATTCTCCTGGCTCCATCCCCAGTTAAATTCCTGACTCCCCACACCCCCAAATTTGCCACTTCTAATTTATTTCCCCCACCCAATAATCAACTTAATGACTCGATTGAAAATAATTTGAGAGTGGTGATTAAATTAAATCAACGTCGGGTTTATCTCTATCAAAATCAACAACTCCAAAGCAGTTATCCTATCGCTGTTGGTCGAGAAGGTTGGGAAACTCCTGTGGGTGAGTATAAAGTGATTGAGATGATTTCCCAGCCCACTTGGGAACATCCCTTTACCGGAGAAATTATCCCTCCAGGGCCAGATAATCCTTTAGGAGAGCGTTGGATTGGGTTTTGGACAGACGGAAAAAACTATATTGGTTTCCATGGAACTCCTAATACTGAAACCGTTGGACAAGCCGCTTCCCACGGTTGTATTCGGATGTTTAATCAAGATGTTCTGGCTCTATTTCAGAGGGTAAAAATCGGAACTCCCGTAATAGTTGAACCTTAAATAAACAGGACTTACACAATTACGCTATATATAGCCCATAGAAAATCTGGTGATTTTCGTTGATTTGGCTCAGATAATTAACTCATCAAGTTATTACTTTTTCATTCCTTATAATTTACTTAAAGGTTCTGGACTTGTTTCTATATATAATAGAACTTAGAGATATAGCAGTCGCCAGACCTATTAGGACAAAGAGTGATGCAGCAAAGCTAGACGGTGAAGTCTTTTCCTCCGGTGTTCCCTCCCCCCAAGCCCCCCGTGCACGGGGGGTTTGGGGGGGGCTGTTCCGGTGTTCCCTGCTATATAATTTATTTATCGGTAATTCTCAAAACCTATGACTCAAACTTTACCCAAACTCGTAAGCTTTGAAGAATTTGTGGAGTGGCTGCCAGAAAATTCAGCGGTACGCTACGAACTGCATAATGGAGATATTGTTGAGATGGCACAACCAGTAGGCGAACACGAGGAAGTTATCAGTTTTCTTGGTATCAAAATTTCCGTTCAAATAGATCGTCTGGGATTACCCTACGGTATCCCCCGCCAAGTAATAGTTAGACCTCCTGAAAAAGATTGTGGTTATTTCCCTGATATTTTGGTACTCGATCGCGCAAATCTGGCGAACGAAACATTATGGCAAAAACAATCTACCCTCAGTTTAGGTGCATCTATCCCTTTGTTAATTGAGGTTGTATCAACTAATTGGCGAGATGATTACCATTCTAAATATGCCGATTATGAGGAGATGGGTATCCCAGAATATTGGATTGTCGATTATGCTGCTTTGGGGGGACGCAATTTGATTGGAAATCCCAAACAACCGACAATTTCTATCTGTAACTTGGTTGACGGTGAATATCAAATCGTCAAGTTTCGAGAGAATGATCGCATTGTGTCGCAAACTTTTCCAGATTTGAACCTCACAGCAAACCAAATTTTTCAAGCGGGTGTAGTTTAGTTTGTTCTAATACCACTTTTAAATTGAAGATTTCTGAACTAATCTAAATTATGGATAATACAAGCAGTTGTTAAAATAGAAGCCCCCACTTATATAATATTTTGCGAGAAAATCATTATGCCAGATGCGATGATGTACGATGAGGATACCTTTCTGGTGTTAGAAACCCATGAACCAGAACAGTTTATGAATGTTACGGAACTCCTCGAAAAACTCAAGTCCGTTTTATCTGAACATCAAGACAATCTACCCCAGGATTTACAACGCTTTAATACTCTTGAAACCCAAGCTCAATATCTCTTAAATACAGGTTGCGATCTCAACCTAAGTCCGGGTCAATATTTACAATGGTATGCTGTTAGACTGGAGAAATAGGGTGAACTGTTACGGATTTATCAGCTATTATTTTTAGCCGTTTAAATCCGTAGCAACTCAATTATTTGTGTCTAATGAATTCGTAAATTGCTAAATAATCAGTTCCAGGTTGGTTCCAAGAATAGTCATAATTCATGCCTTGAATTCTCAATTTTTCAAATTCATCAGGATAGTAATTATACAAGCCAATAGCTCGATCCATTGCGGATTCTAACCCTTGAAAATCGGTTTGATTGAAGACATAACCGTTGCGTTTTTCTGGTTCATGATATTCATCATAATCCCGATCAAAAACGGTATTAACTAAACCTCCAACCCCTCGAACAACCGGAACCGCACCATATTTTAACCCAATCATTTGAGTTAACCCGCAGGGTTCATAATTGCTCGGAACCACAATAATATCCGCCGCTGCATAAATTAAATGGGATAATTCCTCATTAAAACCTAGTTCTAAATGACAATCGGGGTTATTATTTAAAAAGTTCTTTTCATGCCAAAACCAAGAATTAATACTGGGTTCGGTTGCTGAACCTAATAACACAAACTGCGCTTGTCGATGCAGGGCATAATAAATAGCATGATGAACCAGATGTACACCTTTTTGATCATCTAAACGACCAATATAACAAACAAGAGGTTTATCATCATGACTTAACCATAATCTTTCCCGTAGGGCTTTTTTATTCTTTTCCTTTCCTGCTAAATCTTCGGAACTATAGGGGTAGGGAATAAATGAATCAATTTCAGGATTCCAAACCGCATAATCGATCCCGTTTAATATTCCACCAAATTTATGTTGATGCAGTTCTAAAGTATGTCCTAAACCATAACCAAATTCTCCATAATGGGCTTCCCAAGCATGGTTAGGAGATACGGTTGTAACAAAGTTAGAGTAGACAATTCCCCCCTTCATAGAATTTAATCCAAATGGGTTAAAATTATCGCGTAAACGGTCATATTCAAAATAGTAGGATTCTCGGTTTAATCCCGTTGCCCAAAGGATATTTGTCCCCGCAATTCCTTGATGTTTGAAATTATGAACAGTATAACAAACCCGGATATTTTCCATTCCGTGATATTTGTACATTTCATACAACATCACAGGAGCTAAACCCGTTTGCCAATCATGACAATGGAGAATATCGGGACGTTTATCAGTTCTCAGTAAAAACTCTAATGCGGCTTTACTAAAAAAGGCAAATCGTAAATGGTCATCTACACAACCATAATAACAACCTCGGTTGAAGAAATTATCTTCGGAGTGAGGTTCAATAAAAAAGCATAAGCTTCCATGAACCCAACCACAAAAGACAGTGCAGTGTATTGCACCATCAAACCAGGGAACAGATAAATCTTGATAGGCTTCATGAAGTCCCCAAATTTGGTCATACCTCATGCAGTCGTACTTGGGCAAAATAATTTCAATGGTATGACCCCGTAGTTCTAACTCCCTACTGAGTCCGTACACAACATCGCCTAAGCCTCCCGCTTTGATGACTGGGGCGCATTCAGAGGCAATTTGTACGATGTACATCCTGTTTACTCACTCCAAACCGTGATGTTTTGTCTTCCCCATAGTAATCATGTTGGTTGCAATAGTAAAGTCCTAAAGTATGATTTTTTTTACCAATTGAATCAATTCTGATCAGAATTGCCTGGTTTAGTTGGGGGATTGATTCAGTTTGATTTCCTGTTTGTGATGATTAAATTATAGTTTGAATATGGTTGAAAGATTTAATACTGTTAAAACAGAAGTTATAAAGTGGAGAGATTTTACACTAAATAGTGAAATTTACGATTTATCACATCTAAACGCCCATTCGGTTGAATATCTTGATAATAGGGACGAAAATAACCTAATTCCATACAAATTTATAGTAACCTATGGCCTACATTGCTTCACTAAAGAATTACAAGAGCTTACAAAGGAAGAATCACAATTATTGATGTACAATGCGCCAAGAGAGTCCAGACCCTTTAATTTTGAGAGATATTACCTATCAAAGCAGTTACCTGAAATTATCAAGGCACTTGGTCAGAGTACAACCTTAGTCTGTCATGCTGGATACGGAAATTATGCAATTGTGAAAGTTGTGGACTCAGAGGGCGTTGAAGTTGATTATTTTGTTGTTTTTCGAGTATTCAAGGAAACTAAAAAGCTAAGACTCCATGTAACAAGTGCCTATCCCAAAGACGAAGGTATAGGGAAAATAAAGAAAGTCAATTTCTTCGTCATAGCTAAGAACTTATTGAATAATAAGAAACTACCTAAGCCTTAAATAACAAAGGCTCCTTCAGGAGCCTTCGCCAAAAACTTGTTTATATTTTTGGTATTCAGAACGTCTTTACCGGACTTGCCTCGACCCTAAAGGGTAACGGGATGTCATGATTATCTCATGTCTGCTGCATCCATACTTCTACTTCTAGTATAGAGGGTGGTTTTAATCCTGTCAAGTCCTGCCTCTAAACAACTGCCACTACTCGAAAAATACACATTTCAACCGTAGCGCAAAAATTAGACTTATTTAGATCTTCTCCTGTTTTTGAAGAGGTTTGGAATGCTGAAACATCTTCTGAGGAAATGCTTTTTGAAGCATTGAAAAAATTTGATCGTCCAGATGAAAAAATAGATGTTTTTTCTGGATTGGAAGAAGATGAAGATGACTTTTTGGAAAGTTAGTATAATAGTGGGGAAGGTTGGAGTTCTTGGTATAATGAGGAGGAAAGTCAGTGGTATTTTGGAGAATGCCCTGAGTGCAATATTCCAGATAGAGATAGAGATTGATTTGAATTGGTAACAGCGATAATTAAGATTGGGATGATTACAGTATCATCATTCCTCTCGAATTTATGGATTAGCAAAAGTATTAATTTCCCCCCCGCCAATATAACGACCTGGAACACGATTAGGAACTGAAAAATTAGGTTGAGTTTGACCGATTTGACCCTGTTGAATGTTGGGATTAATATTACCCGGGGTTATGTAGTTATTCGGTTGAACGGTGCTGTTAATACCCATGTTAGGTGTAACTGAATAGGAGGGAACGGTATTATTTAACGGTAAGGAATTGAAGTTGGAATACCCCGAATTGGGGACAGTTCCAGGTGTAACCGTTGGCACGGTAGGAACCACCGGAGGTAGGGTAACGTTAGTTTGATAGGGATTAATCGGAGGCAGGGGAACTGTACCGACAGCCGAATTGGGATTATCTCTGGGAACACTCCAACTGGGTTGATTAACCTGTCCTGTAAGCGTTGGGGTTCCAGTAAAAGGTGTGACACCAACTGCTGTTCCTGGGCTGGGATTTAAGGCGGAATTGGAATTGGTGAGACTATTGGGAGGGTTATTGGCGGAATTTGTATCGGTGATTAATGAGTTTTTTGAAGTATCATTTGTATTAGAGGGTGCAGCCGAATCTGTGTTTTCTGTTTCCTGGGTTTGCAGATAGTTCTGCATGGCTTGTTGTAGGGAGGTTTTTGCCGTTTCGGGATTTGTGGTTTCCGTTACAGGGGAACCTAAACCCTTTAGACCCAAGTTAGAATTAGTAGTAGTAGGAGAATTTTCAGAAACCGGATTTGGCAGATTGGAGGTTTTTGGGGAATTTTCCTCTACAGGGGGTTGATTTGTGGAATTAGATGGGGGAAATAAACTATCCAATAAAGGATTAGATCGAGGACTCGGTTCAAGTTTTTTATCTGTATTTTGAGTTTGTTTAAGTAAATCTTTATTAACCTCACTATTAAAATTTAAAGGCGAAATTAAGGAATTATTACTCCCTAATGCCTCTAATAAAACCTTAGAGTTATCAATATCCGCAGCAATCGCTTGTTGTTCTGGGGTGAGTTGACTGCCTGAATTGCTAGGATTTAGGGTTGATTCTGCGTCTAAACTAAACCATTCGGGGTTTTCGGAAAATTGCCAAAAGAAAATCCCCACCACGGCCAGAACGCTGACGGAACCCCAAATACGAGGTTGTAGGAGAAACCGCAATTCCTCCCCTACGGCACGAATAGATTCAGGAATTCGGTGTGACATAACTGACAAACAGCCGATTGCTGGGTTGAAAGGAACAGGGGTAGATAGTCAAATAAATACTAGGTTTTGTGTCTCAACCGCTAACGAGCAAAACCCTCTATGATTATTATAGCCTGTAAATTCAATGTAGAAATTCATCTTGTGAGGCTATCCCAGTGGAAAAAAATATAGAAATTTTAGCGAATCGAGAGGAACTCATTGATCGAGCTTTAGAAATCCTTCTGGCTAAAATCACAGAAGCAATTGAAACTCGGAATCAATTTACGATCGCCTTAGCCGGAGGGAGTACCCCAAAACCCCTATATGAAGCCCTAGCCCAACAACCTTTACCCTGGGATAAAATTCATGTATTTTGGGGAGATGAACGCTATGTGGAACCGGATCACCCCGATAGTAACCAAAAAATGGCAGCGCAGGCTTGGCTGGATCGGGTAAATTTCCCCGCCACTAATATTCATCCGATGCCAACTTTAGCCAATAATCCCATTGCCGATGCAGAACAATACAATAGGGAGTTAGTACAATTCTTTGCGCTCAATGCCGGAGAGTTCCCCGCTTTTGATGTGGTTTTATTAGGGATGGGAGATGATGCTCACACCGCATCTTTATTTCCCCATACCGATGCCTTAACCGTTGAGGATCGCTTAATTACCGTTGGCAATAAGGATGGCCAGCCCCGAATTACCTTTACAGTTCCTTTGATTAATCATGCCCGTTGTGTCCTGTTTCTGGTCACCGGGTCGAATAAACAAGAACCGTTAGCCCAGGTGTTCGCCACCGAGGGGGATGCCATCACCTATCCCAGCCGCCTAATTCAACCCGTGGGAGAACTTTGGTGGTTATTGGATCAAGAAGCGGGAGCCAAACTCGCTGAAAATTTGCCAAATTAAGCATCTGAAACCCTAATTCTACTCAAGTTTGCTTATCCAAATTAATAATATGGTTGTTTGTCCGAATTGTAGTCATCAAAACCCAGAAGGCGCGACCCAATGTGAAGCCTGTTATACGCCTTTACCCACCACTACCAGTTGTCCCCATTGTGGGGCAACGATACAAACGGATGCGTCTTTCTGTGGTCAGTGTGGGTCAAATTTACAACCCGCTACGGTCAGTAATGAGGAGGAAATCCAAGGGGTAATTCCGACGGTGGTTTCGCCTCCGAATGAACCCACACCGGAAGTGGCGGTGAGTTCGGGGTTGAATTTGGAGAAATCTCCCCTTCCTGTAGCGATGGCAACGACTCCCCCAGAAGTTCCGGTGGTGATTCCTGAACCGCCTCCGATCCCGATGAATCTGGGTTCCCAAAGTTCTGCTACCCAGTTACAGCAACAGACAGCTAAGTTAATTCATGTCCAAACCAGTACGGATCTGGAATTACCTCAAAATGTGTCGGTGATTCATTTGGGAAAACCGAATGATTTAGTCCCCCCCGATGTGGATGTTTCGGGATTCCCGAATTCGGAAATTGTGTCTCGTAGCCATGCCGATATTCGCATTGAGGGAGATGCGTATTATATTGAAGATGTGGGCAGTTCCAATGGCACTTATATTAATAACACGGCTCTGCCCAAGGGGAATCGTCATCGGTTAAAACCAGGCGATCGGATTTCTTTAGGAAAAGGGGATTTGGTTTCGTTTATTTTTCAACTTTCCAAGGGTTAGGAGGGCTGAGAAAAAAGCGGGTTTTCCTGTTTTCAAATCGGGTGAAGCATGGGATTAGATCATTAATAGCTGATTGAAGGGAATTAGGAAATCTAACCCCTATTAAACCCCAAAATTGAGGAAATTTTTGATTCTATTCCCTATTCCCTAAATACCAAGAATTCAAAATTTCCGATTAAAAATAGGTTCATGACATAGCTGTTGATTGTTGGATTGTCCCAATGTGATTAGACTAACGTTATTACATCCTCTCCAATCTATTCCTGTCCGCAGTTGGGTATTTGACAAGGACAATATGATTCGGATTGGGCGATCGCTCAAGAATGATGTTGTCCTCTATAGTGCGGTCGTTTCCCGTCATCATGTCGAGATTTGTCGTGTTGGAAAAAATTGGCTGGTCGTAAATCTAGGAACCAATGGAACCTATATCAATGGACAGGCGGTTAAACAAATTCTTTTAGTAGATGGACAGGTGATTCACTTGGCAATCTCTGGCCCTAGAATACTCTTAAATATTTTACCCGATCCGACGGAAATGGTATTAAATGGAGGAATCGACCTCAATCGACCGGAACAGCAGAAGGAAGTAGAAACCCTATATTCTGGGGAAGTTAGGTCTTATGAATCTACTGCTGAACCTCTATTTTCCCATCCCAACGATGAGATAACCAAGGTTGATAAGTATAAACACTTGAAACTTCCTACCAATCATTCGGTTTAATCGGATACCACAATAACCGAGTCAGTGCTATTCCATTCAACGCCGCGACAATTATCCAAACTAGGACTAACCCTAAAACGTCTCCGAGAAAGAAGCTTGTCCCCTGACGCATCATTCCTCCAAATATCCAACCGATGGGTAAGGCTACTCCCCAAGAGATGATACTGGCTACTATCCACCGCCAGGCGTGAAATACTTCGGTGCGTAAGACCAACCATTGTCCTAGGCTTAAACATAGTCCTAATTTCACTCCTTCTATCAACCCGTAGACAATTCTAGGGGTAAGATTTAAGGTGCGCGGAGCCACCCAACCCAAGAGTCCGAGGGGAGTTAAGGCGATGATACTGAATATGAAAACATGAACAAAAATCCATCGCCAACTTTGGGAAATATATTGTTTTAAAATAAACCATTGGGCTAGACTGATAATTAATCCGCCAATGGCTCCTTCTAAGGCTCCTAAATCCGGTTTTTCTCCAATTTCTATCCAAATTAAACTAACTACAAATCCAACCAAAGTTACAAACATCCACTGTAGAATAAATACTAAATCTGTTTGTAAATCTAAATTATCACATACCCATTTCATAATAATTGAAAGCGGTCGCCTTTAAAATAATTTAATAACGGATCATATTGTTGATATAATACCAAATTAGAAATTAATTGAGCCGTAATCGGAGCTAATAGAATCCCATTGCGATAATGACCCGTTGCTAAAGTTAAGTTTTGCCAAGAACTAGGCCCTAATATTGGGCATAAATCAGGGGTTTCCGGTCGAAATCCCCACCAAAATTCCTGAATTTCAAACTCTTTTAATCCTGGGTATAATCGAATAGCTCCTGAGAGTAAATTTTCAATTCCATTCGGGGTTAAACCGGAGGTAAAACCCACCTGTTCGGATGTGGCTCCAATCACAATTAAACCATCTCGACGCGGTACAATATAAATATCTGAACCGAATAAAACCTGTTTTAAAGGTAATGGTTTAATATTATCTGGAACCCGCACTGATAACATTTGTCCCTTTCGGGGATATACGGGAATTGATAATAATTTTCCCGACCAAGCACCCGCCGTTAAAATATAATGATCTGCTCTAAATTTACCTTGATTTGTCTGAACTTCTGTGATAATTTGATTAGGAAAAATAACTAATTTTTCTACCGTAACTCCCTCAACTATTTTAACCCCTAATTCCTGAGCCGCCCTTTGCAATATTTTGATTAACCCCCGACGATTATCAACTTGACCATCCTGGGGAAACCACCAACCCCCGACAATATCATCCCCTAACCCGGGTTGTTGTTGTAAAATGGCTTCGGGCTCTAACCAATAGCTGGGGGTGTCTGGAGTAGCATCTAAACTGGTACAGTGGGGACGTTCATAAACCGGAGCCAAGATCCCACAGGGCCAATATCCCGTATCTAACCCGGTGATTTCCTCCAGTTTGCGCGTCCAGTCATTGTAAAGGGCGCGACTGCGTAAACACAATTCTAGCATAGGGCCAGGGGGAATTTGTTCGGATTGGGGTGCTAACATTCCCGCTCCGACTAAACCCGCCGATTCTTGGACGTCCCGACTCAAAACCGTTACCGTGGCTCCTTTGCATTTTAACTCGACGGCGAGGGATAAGCCAATTAAACCGCCACCGATTAGAATAATTTCACTATGTTGTTGCATAAAATTTAAAAGTTCATCTTAGGAATTGAATCTGTTTTCTATTTTAAACTTTTAGGGTTTGTTTTTCTATAGGTTAACAATGATTAAACGATTTTTTACTAATACTGTCTCCGCCCTGTGTTATTCTTTAATTGATTATCGGTTTAAATCCTCTCCAATTCCCCAGCATTTTCCTAATAATTCTGTGGTTAATTTTGTCATAAAACAACAGAATAGAATGCCAGATTATCTGCGATTTCCCTTGTTTATATTAACATTAATTTTTGATATTTGGGGGCTGCTGCGTACAGGTTTATTCTTTCATGCTCAATCACCATCTGTGCGTCAACAGCAAATTCAAGCCTGGAAAAGTTC includes:
- a CDS encoding ErfK/YbiS/YcfS/YnhG; translated protein: MNQSVKVNKNSAMVRVKSFQKYLTAVILGTTVLFGGVTKQSPALSIQPQNPILLAPSPVKFLTPHTPKFATSNLFPPPNNQLNDSIENNLRVVIKLNQRRVYLYQNQQLQSSYPIAVGREGWETPVGEYKVIEMISQPTWEHPFTGEIIPPGPDNPLGERWIGFWTDGKNYIGFHGTPNTETVGQAASHGCIRMFNQDVLALFQRVKIGTPVIVEP
- the glgA_2 gene encoding glycogen synthase, giving the protein MYIVQIASECAPVIKAGGLGDVVYGLSRELELRGHTIEIILPKYDCMRYDQIWGLHEAYQDLSVPWFDGAIHCTVFCGWVHGSLCFFIEPHSEDNFFNRGCYYGCVDDHLRFAFFSKAALEFLLRTDKRPDILHCHDWQTGLAPVMLYEMYKYHGMENIRVCYTVHNFKHQGIAGTNILWATGLNRESYYFEYDRLRDNFNPFGLNSMKGGIVYSNFVTTVSPNHAWEAHYGEFGYGLGHTLELHQHKFGGILNGIDYAVWNPEIDSFIPYPYSSEDLAGKEKNKKALRERLWLSHDDKPLVCYIGRLDDQKGVHLVHHAIYYALHRQAQFVLLGSATEPSINSWFWHEKNFLNNNPDCHLELGFNEELSHLIYAAADIIVVPSNYEPCGLTQMIGLKYGAVPVVRGVGGLVNTVFDRDYDEYHEPEKRNGYVFNQTDFQGLESAMDRAIGLYNYYPDEFEKLRIQGMNYDYSWNQPGTDYLAIYEFIRHK
- the htrC gene encoding heat shock protein C; its protein translation is MVERFNTVKTEVIKWRDFTLNSEIYDLSHLNAHSVEYLDNRDENNLIPYKFIVTYGLHCFTKELQELTKEESQLLMYNAPRESRPFNFERYYLSKQLPEIIKALGQSTTLVCHAGYGNYAIVKVVDSEGVEVDYFVVFRVFKETKKLRLHVTSAYPKDEGIGKIKKVNFFVIAKNLLNNKKLPKP
- a CDS encoding 6-phosphogluconolactonase, yielding MEKNIEILANREELIDRALEILLAKITEAIETRNQFTIALAGGSTPKPLYEALAQQPLPWDKIHVFWGDERYVEPDHPDSNQKMAAQAWLDRVNFPATNIHPMPTLANNPIADAEQYNRELVQFFALNAGEFPAFDVVLLGMGDDAHTASLFPHTDALTVEDRLITVGNKDGQPRITFTVPLINHARCVLFLVTGSNKQEPLAQVFATEGDAITYPSRLIQPVGELWWLLDQEAGAKLAENLPN
- a CDS encoding FHA domain containing protein; protein product: MIRLTLLHPLQSIPVRSWVFDKDNMIRIGRSLKNDVVLYSAVVSRHHVEICRVGKNWLVVNLGTNGTYINGQAVKQILLVDGQVIHLAISGPRILLNILPDPTEMVLNGGIDLNRPEQQKEVETLYSGEVRSYESTAEPLFSHPNDEITKVDKYKHLKLPTNHSV
- a CDS encoding putative D-amino acid oxidase; protein product: MQQHSEIILIGGGLIGLSLAVELKCKGATVTVLSRDVQESAGLVGAGMLAPQSEQIPPGPMLELCLRSRALYNDWTRKLEEITGLDTGYWPCGILAPVYERPHCTSLDATPDTPSYWLEPEAILQQQPGLGDDIVGGWWFPQDGQVDNRRGLIKILQRAAQELGVKIVEGVTVEKLVIFPNQIITEVQTNQGKFRADHYILTAGAWSGKLLSIPVYPRKGQMLSVRVPDNIKPLPLKQVLFGSDIYIVPRRDGLIVIGATSEQVGFTSGLTPNGIENLLSGAIRLYPGLKEFEIQEFWWGFRPETPDLCPILGPSSWQNLTLATGHYRNGILLAPITAQLISNLVLYQQYDPLLNYFKGDRFQLL